The following proteins come from a genomic window of Salvia hispanica cultivar TCC Black 2014 chromosome 4, UniMelb_Shisp_WGS_1.0, whole genome shotgun sequence:
- the LOC125221898 gene encoding putative wall-associated receptor kinase-like 16 isoform X1, translated as MLPLLPLLLAELLLTSLTHAATVVVDTYNITKAATITKPGCPSKCGNLTVPYPFGIGMDSGCGLNRDFELNCTTAFGAPRALNGDITFFDISDDRCRISNVVARKCYDKSGSLTQSNRASSDIRGGPMSYSPLNKFTVIGCDDFALVDGEGSRNFTSGCITLCSRAEDVIGGSCSGIGCCQTSLPNGLQYYETTLGTLNNHTNISSFGQCSYAFFGEENRFEFRGAADLSDPNFMQRVRENVPIVLDWAIGNSTCDQAAAAADYACKANSACVDSTTGLGGYRCRCDSGYEGNPYLDPGCIDIDECATGLNDCSNKKGCSNKPGGYDCVCPKGHSGDGRKNGKGCIDNSSSNRGIKIVLGAGLSFLAVIIVATLIYFSLKKRKLIKLREKFFQQNGGMLLKQQFSSTEEGNSMESTKIFTAEQLEKATNNYADDSILGRGGYGTVYKGIMPNNTIVAIKKSIVMDASQIEQFINEVVILTQINHRNVVKLLGCCLEAEVPLLVYEYVSHGTLYEHINTAGAAWLSWENRLRIASEAAGALSYLHSAANIPIIHRDVKSANILLDEHFTAKISDFGASRLISLDQTKVTTLVQGTLGYLDPEYFHSSQLTEKSDVYSFGVVLAELMTGKKPIDMERSLETRNLTTYFCMSVKENKLFPILEPRVVRVGSLEQLQAMAQLVKRCLNLNGEDRPTMKEVAMELEGLRKFNKHPWANQGADEEESVGLMNQNDVAAAADLYSVRIESGGDLYTAPISSGDLTGQYSLNSDQSQHFPSHEE; from the exons ATGCTCCCACTCCTCCCCCTCCTCCTCGCCGAGCTTCTATTAACCAGCCTAACACACGCCGCCACCGTCGTAGTAGACACATACAACATCACCAAAGCCGCGACTATCACGAAACCCGGCTGCCCCAGCAAGTGCGGCAACCTGACCGTCCCCTACCCTTTCGGCATCGGCATGGACTCCGGCTGCGGCCTCAACAGAGACTTCGAGCTCAACTGCACCACCGCCTTCGGCGCCCCAAGAGCCCTAAACGGCGACATCACATTCTTCGACATCTCCGACGACCGCTGCCGCATCTCCAACGTGGTCGCCCGGAAATGCTACGACAAATCTGGGTCGCTGACGCAATCAAACCGCGCCTCCTCGGACATCAGGGGGGGCCCCATGAGCTACTCCCCGCTGAACAAGTTCACGGTGATCGGGTGCGACGACTTCGCCCTGGTGGACGGGGAAGGCAGCCGCAACTTCACCAGCGGCTGCATCACGCTCTGCTCCAGAGCGGAGGACGTGATCGGAGGTTCGTGCTCCGGCATCGGCTGCTGCCAGACTTCGCTGCCAAATGGGCTCCAGTACTATGAGACTACTCTCGGCACCTTGAACAACCACACAAATATCTCCAGTTTCGGGCAGTGCAGCTACGCCTTCTTCGGGGAGGAGAACCGTTTCGAGTTCCGCGGCGCAGCGGACCTTTCTGATCCCAATTTCATGCAGCGGGTCAGGGAGAATGTCCCCATCGTCTTGGATTGGGCCATTGGGAATAGCACGTGCGACCAAGCTGCGGCGGCGGCTGATTACGCTTGCAAGGCTAACAGTGCTTGCGTTGATTCCACCACCGGCTTGGGAGGATATCGTTGCCGGTGTGATTCCGGCTATGAAGGAAACCCCTATTTGGATCCAGGCTGCATag ATATTGATGAATGTGCAACGGGGCTCAATGATTGTAGCAATAAAAAAGGTTGCTCGAACAAACCGGGGGGTTACGATTGTGTTTGTCCTAAAGGGCATAGTGGAGATGGCAGAAAGAATGGCAAAGGTTGCATTGATAATAGCTCATCAAATCGAGGGATCAAAATTGTCTTAG GTGCCGGATTGAGTTTCTTAGCCGTAATTATTGTCGCAACATTGATATATTTCAGCctcaagaaaagaaaattgataaaactaaGAGAGAAATTCTTCCAACAAAACGGCGGTATGCTTCTGAAACAGCAATTCTCATCCACCGAAGAAGGTAACTCCATGGAATCCACAAAGATATTCACGGCGGAGCAGCTCGAGAAAGCCACCAACAACTACGCCGATGACAGCATCCTAGGCCGAGGAGGCTACGGCACGGTCTACAAAGGCATCATGCCCAACAACACCATTGTCGCGATCAAAAAGTCAATAGTGATGGACGCTAGCCAGATCGAGCAGTTCATCAATGAAGTCGTGATACTGACTCAGATCAACCACAGAAATGTGGTCAAACTGTTGGGGTGTTGTCTGGAAGCTGAGGTGCCACTTTTGGTCTATGAGTATGTCTCCCACGGCACGCTCTACGAACATATCAACACGGCCGGGGCCGCTTGGCTGTCCTGGGAGAACCGCCTGAGGATCGCGTCAGAGGCCGCAGGCGCCTTGTCGTACCTCCACTCGGCGGCCAACATCCCAATCATCCATAGAGATGTCAAGTCCGCCAACATCTTGCTCGACGAGCATTTCACTGCCAAGATATCGGATTTCGGGGCCTCAAGGCTTATTTCCCTGGACCAGACAAAAGTGACAACACTGGTCCAAGGAACTTTAGGCTACCTGGACCCTGAGTATTTCCACTCAAGCCAACTAACAGAAAAGAGCGATGTTTATAGTTTTGGAGTCGTTCTGGCAGAGCTGATGACGGGGAAAAAGCCCATCGACATGGAGAGGAGCCTCGAGACGCGTAATTTAACGACGTACTTCTGCATGTCGGTTAAGGAGAACAAATTGTTCCCGATACTGGAGCCGAGAGTGGTGAGGGTCGGATCGTTGGAGCAGCTGCAGGCGATGGCACAGCTGGTGAAGCGGTGCCTGAACTTGAACGGCGAAGACAGGCCGACGATGAAGGAGGTGGCGATGGAGCTCGAAGGATTGAGGAAGTTCAACAAACATCCATGGGCGAATCAAGGTGCAGACGAGGAGGAATCGGTCGGATTGATGAATCAGAACGACGTCGCAGCGGCTGCCGATCTCTATAGTGTTCGGATTGAATCGGGGGGAGATCTCTACACTGCGCCGATCAGCTCTGGGGATTTAACCGGCCAATACAGTTTGAACAGTGATCAGTCCCAACATTTTCCCTCACATGAAGAATAA
- the LOC125221898 gene encoding putative wall-associated receptor kinase-like 16 isoform X2 has product MDSGCGLNRDFELNCTTAFGAPRALNGDITFFDISDDRCRISNVVARKCYDKSGSLTQSNRASSDIRGGPMSYSPLNKFTVIGCDDFALVDGEGSRNFTSITLCMTLCSRADELIGGLCSGIGCCQTSLPNGLQYYETELASLNNHTNISDFGPCSYAFFGEENRFEFRGAEDLSDPNFMQRVRENVPIVLDWAIGNSTCDQAAAAADYACKANSACVDSTTGLGGYRCRCGSGYEGNPYLDPGCIDIDECATGLNDCIIKKGCSNKQGGYDCVCPKEHSGDGRKNGKGCIDNSSSNRGIKIVLGAGLSFLAVIIVATLIYFSLKKRKLIKLREKFFQQNGGMLLKQQFSSTEEGNSMESTKIFTAEQLEKATNNYADDSILGRGGYGTVYKGIMPNNTIVAIKKSIVMDASQIEQFINEVVILTQINHRNVVKLLGCCLEAEVPLLVYEYVSHGTLYEHINTAGAAWLSWENRLRIASEAAGALSYLHSAANIPIIHRDVKSANILLDEHFTAKISDFGASRLISLDQTKVTTLVQGTLGYLDPEYFHSSQLTEKSDVYSFGVVLAELMTGKKPIDMERSLETRNLTTYFCMSVKENKLFPILEPRVVRVGSLEQLQAMAQLVKRCLNLNGEDRPTMKEVAMELEGLRKFNKHPWANQGADEEESVGLMNQNDVAAAADLYSVRIESGGDLYTAPISSGDLTGQYSLNSDQSQHFPSHEE; this is encoded by the exons ATGGACTCCGGCTGCGGCCTCAACAGAGACTTCGAGCTCAACTGCACCACCGCCTTCGGCGCCCCAAGAGCCCTAAACGGCGACATCACATTCTTCGACATCTCCGACGACCGCTGCCGCATCTCCAACGTGGTCGCCCGGAAATGCTACGACAAATCTGGGTCGCTGACGCAATCAAACCGCGCCTCCTCGGACATCAGGGGGGGCCCCATGAGCTACTCCCCGCTGAACAAGTTCACGGTGATCGGGTGCGACGACTTCGCCCTGGTGGACGGGGAAGGCAGCCGCAACTTCACCAGCATCACGCTCTGTATGACGCTCTGCTCCAGAGCGGACGAACTGATCGGAGGCTTGTGCTCCGGCATCGGCTGCTGCCAGACTTCGCTGCCGAATGGGCTCCAGTACTATGAGACAGAACTCGCCAGCTTGAACAACCACACTAATATCTCTGATTTCGGGCCGTGCAGCTACGCCTTCTTCGGGGAGGAGAACCGCTTCGAGTTTCGCGGCGCAGAGGACCTTTCCGATCCCAATTTCATGCAGCGGGTCAGGGAGAATGTCCCCATCGTCCTGGATTGGGCCATTGGGAATAGCACCTGCGACCAAGCTGCGGCAGCGGCTGACTACGCTTGCAAGGCTAATAGTGCTTGCGTTGATTCCACCACCGGCTTGGGAGGCTATCGTTGCCGGTGTGGTTCCGGCTATGAAGGAAACCCCTATTTGGATCCAGGCTGCATAG ATATTGATGAATGTGCAACGGGGCTCAACGATTGTATTATTAAAAAAGGTTGCTCGAACAAACAGGGGGGTTACGATTGTGTTTGTCCTAAAGAGCATAGTGGAGATGGCAGAAAGAATGGAAAAGGTTGCATTGATAATAGCTCATCAAATCGAGGGATCAAAATTGTCTTAG GTGCCGGATTGAGTTTCTTAGCCGTAATTATTGTCGCAACATTGATATATTTCAGCctcaagaaaagaaaattgataaaactaaGAGAGAAATTCTTCCAACAAAACGGCGGTATGCTTCTGAAACAGCAATTCTCATCCACCGAAGAAGGTAACTCCATGGAATCCACAAAGATATTCACGGCGGAGCAGCTCGAGAAAGCCACCAACAACTACGCCGATGACAGCATCCTAGGCCGAGGAGGCTACGGCACGGTCTACAAAGGCATCATGCCCAACAACACCATTGTCGCGATCAAAAAGTCAATAGTGATGGACGCTAGCCAGATCGAGCAGTTCATCAATGAAGTCGTGATACTGACTCAGATCAACCACAGAAATGTGGTCAAACTGTTGGGGTGTTGTCTGGAAGCTGAGGTGCCACTTTTGGTCTATGAGTATGTCTCCCACGGCACGCTCTACGAACATATCAACACGGCCGGGGCCGCTTGGCTGTCCTGGGAGAACCGCCTGAGGATCGCGTCAGAGGCCGCAGGCGCCTTGTCGTACCTCCACTCGGCGGCCAACATCCCAATCATCCATAGAGATGTCAAGTCCGCCAACATCTTGCTCGACGAGCATTTCACTGCCAAGATATCGGATTTCGGGGCCTCAAGGCTTATTTCCCTGGACCAGACAAAAGTGACAACACTGGTCCAAGGAACTTTAGGCTACCTGGACCCTGAGTATTTCCACTCAAGCCAACTAACAGAAAAGAGCGATGTTTATAGTTTTGGAGTCGTTCTGGCAGAGCTGATGACGGGGAAAAAGCCCATCGACATGGAGAGGAGCCTCGAGACGCGTAATTTAACGACGTACTTCTGCATGTCGGTTAAGGAGAACAAATTGTTCCCGATACTGGAGCCGAGAGTGGTGAGGGTCGGATCGTTGGAGCAGCTGCAGGCGATGGCACAGCTGGTGAAGCGGTGCCTGAACTTGAACGGCGAAGACAGGCCGACGATGAAGGAGGTGGCGATGGAGCTCGAAGGATTGAGGAAGTTCAACAAACATCCATGGGCGAATCAAGGTGCAGACGAGGAGGAATCGGTCGGATTGATGAATCAGAACGACGTCGCAGCGGCTGCCGATCTCTATAGTGTTCGGATTGAATCGGGGGGAGATCTCTACACTGCGCCGATCAGCTCTGGGGATTTAACCGGCCAATACAGTTTGAACAGTGATCAGTCCCAACATTTTCCCTCACATGAAGAATAA
- the LOC125221034 gene encoding wall-associated receptor kinase 2-like, with amino-acid sequence MLPLLLLFLLTSLTHAATVVVDTHNITKGATITKPGCHSKCGNLTVPYPFGIGLDSGCGLNRDFELNCTTAFGAPRLLYGNIPFFDISDDRCRISNVVARKCYDRAGSPTQQNIASSDIRETPLSYSPLNKFTVIGCDDVALVTGEGSRNFTSGCVTVCSRAEDVIGGSCSGIGCCQISLPNGLQYYETTIDSLSNHTNISDFGQCSYSFFGEENRFKFRGAADLSDPNFMQRVKDTVPIVLDWAIGNATCDQAAAAADYACKANSACVDSTTSLGGYRCRCDSGYEGNPYLDPGCIGAGLSFLAVIIVATLIYFSLKKRKLIKLREKFFQQNGGMLLKQQFSSTEEGNSMESTKIFTAEQLEKATNNYADDRILGRGGYGTVYKGILPNNTIVAIKKSRVMDASQIEQFINEVVILTQINHRNVVKLLGCCLEAEVPLLVYEYVSHGTSVFC; translated from the exons ATGCTCccactcctcctcctcttcctcttaACCAGCCTAACACACGCCGCCACCGTCGTAGTAGACACACACAACATCACGAAAGGCGCGACCATCACGAAACCCGGCTGCCACAGCAAGTGCGGCAACCTGACCGTCCCCTACCCTTTCGGCATCGGCCTCGACTCCGGCTGCGGCCTCAACAGAGACTTCGAGCTCAACTGCACCACCGCCTTCGGCGCCCCACGCCTCCTCTACGGCAACATCCCCTTCTTCGACATCTCTGACGACCGCTGCCGCATCTCCAACGTGGTCGCCCGGAAATGCTACGACAGAGCAGGGTCGCCGACGCAGCAAAACATCGCCTCCTCCGACATCAGGGAGACGCCCCTGAGCTACTCCCCGCTCAACAAGTTCACGGTGATCGGTTGCGACGACGTCGCCCTGGTCACCGGGGAAGGCAGCCGCAACTTCACCAGCGGCTGCGTCACGGTCTGCTCCAGAGCGGAGGACGTGATCGGAGGCTCGTGCTCCGGCATCGGCTGCTGCCAGATTTCGCTGCCAAATGGGCTCCAGTACTATGAGACTACTATCGACAGCTTGAGCAACCACACTAATATCTCTGATTTCGGGCAATGCAGCTACTCCTTCTTCGGGGAGGAGAACCGCTTCAAGTTTCGCGGCGCAGCGGACCTTTCCGATCCCAATTTTATGCAGCGGGTCAAGGATACGGTCCCAATCGTCTTGGATTGGGCTATTGGGAATGCCACCTGCGACCAAGCTGCGGCGGCGGCTGACTACGCTTGCAAGGCTAACAGTGCTTGCGTTGATTCCACCACCAGCTTGGGAGGATACCGTTGCCGGTGTGATTCCGGCTATGAAGGGAACCCCTATTTGGATCCAGGCTGCATAG GTGCCGGATTGAGTTTCTTAGCCGTAATTATTGTCGCAACATTGATATATTTCAGCctcaagaaaagaaaattgataaaactaaGAGAGAAATTCTTCCAACAAAACGGCGGTATGCTTCTGAAACAGCAATTCTCATCCACCGAAGAAGGTAACTCCATGGAATCCACAAAGATATTCACGGCGGAGCAGCTCGAGAAAGCCACCAACAACTACGCCGACGACCGCATCCTAGGCCGAGGAGGCTACGGCACCGTCTACAAAGGCATCCTGCCCAACAACACCATCGTCGCAATCAAAAAGTCGCGAGTGATGGATGCTAGCCAAATTGAGCAGTTCATCAATGAAGTCGTGATATTGACACAGATCAATCACAGGAATGTGGTCAAACTGTTGGGATGTTGTCTGGAGGCCGAGGTGCCACTTTTGGTCTACGAGTATGTCTCCCATGGCACTTCAGTTTTTTGCTAA
- the LOC125221899 gene encoding chlorophyll synthase, chloroplastic: MASLLNSASSLQLSSNYGAFNSQRNRRLSVNPSSTSLHMRRLVVRATETDTDKVGAKVPDKAPADKGSSFNQILGIKGAKQETDKWKIRVQLMKPVTWPPLVWGVVCGAAASGNFHWTPEDVAKSVVCMLMSGPCLTGYTQTINDWYDREIDAINEPYRPIPSGAVSENEVITQIWVLLLAGLGLAGLLDVWAGHNFPVIFYLALGGSLLSYIYSAPPLKLKQNGWIGNFALGASYISLPWWAGQALFGTLTPDIIVLTLLYSIAGLGIAIVNDFKSVEGDRKMGLQSLPVAFGSETAKWICVGAIDITQISVAGYLLGSGKPLYALALLGLIAPQVFFQFKYFLKDPVKYDVKYQASAQPFLILGLLVTALATSSS, from the exons ATGGCTTCTCTACTCAACTCAGCCTCTTCACTGCAATTATCTTCCAACTACGGCGCATTCAATTCGCAGCGAAATCGACGGCTGTCGGTCAATCCGAGCTCTACTTCCTTACATA TGCGGAGACTTGTAGTTAGAGCTACTGAGACCGATACAGACAAAG TTGGAGCCAAGGTACCAGATAAGGCACCGGCTGATAAGGGTTCAAGCTTTAATCAGATTCTCGGTATTAAAGGAGCTAAGCAGGAAACT GATAAATGGAAGATTCGAGTTCAGCTGATGAAGCCTGTTACATGGCCTCCACTTGTTTGGGGTGTAGTCTGTGGAGCTGCTGCGTCGG GAAATTTCCACTGGACTCCGGAAGATGTAGCTAAATCAGTAGTCTGCATGCTTATGTCTGGACCTTGCCTGACTGGTTATACACAG ACGATAAATGATTGGTATGATAGAGAGATCGATGCCATCAACGAACCCTATCGTCCAATACCATCAGGAGCAGTATCTGAGAATGAG GTGATTACACAAATATGGGTGCTGCTCCTGGCAGGCCTCGGGTTGGCTGGTCTGTTGGATGTGTGG GCCGGGCATAATTTCCCCGTGATATTTTACCTTGCCCTTGGCGGATCCTTGTTATCCTACATATATTCAGCTCCACCCTTAAAG CTAAAACAAAATGGCTGGATCGGCAATTTCGCCCTAGGAGCGAGCTACATTAGTTTGCCTTG GTGGGCTGGTCAAGCGTTGTTTGGGACCCTTACACCAGACATTATTGTTCTAACACTGCTCTACAGTATAGCCGGT CTGGGCATAGCAATTGTAAATGATTTCAAGAGTGTTGAAGGAGACCGAAAAATGGGACTGCAG TCGCTCCCAGTGGCTTTTGGCTCTGAGACTGCAAAATGGATCTGTGTTGGTGCTATCGACATAACTCAGATATCTGTCGCTG GATATCTACTAGGTTCTGGTAAACCGTTGTATGCTTTAGCTCTTCTAGGGTTAATTGCCCCTCAAGTCTTTTTTCAG TTCAAGTACTTCCTCAAAGACCCAGTGAAATATGATGTCAAGTATCAG GCTAGTGCACAGCCATTTCTTATACTTGGTCTATTAGTCACTGCATTAGCAACTAGCTCGTCTTAG